The following nucleotide sequence is from Penicillium digitatum chromosome 5, complete sequence.
CTCGTTCTTCACTGGCTCCCGTCTATCCACCCCACCACGTTGCAGACTAAGCTCAACCTTGTCAAAGCCGTAGTTTACAGCTTTTAACCCATGTAGACGCTCCTTGAGCGCAGGCGAAAGCCGGTTATAGGCCTCAACTTGGTTGACGAAAGCAGTATCCCCACCCACTTCAGGGCTATCAAGGATATATAGGAACGTGGTTCCCGGTGGCTGCTGCTCATATGTGACATCAGAGTGCCATGAGATACTGCTGTTCTTTTCAGCGAGATACTCATCAAGTTCCCACGCACTGTTGTTACGGTGAACGAGATGATTCTCAGAATAGCCCTCTGGAGCTCCGCTAGTTGGGTAAATATGATGGCGGCCGAACTGGCCTCCAAAATAGAGGGCCTCTCGGATTGGTAGATCCGCAAGATCTTGGTCTCTGAAGGCAACAACTTTGCGTTGGGCGACAAGTAGAGCGAGCTGGTCCTTTCCAGCAGCAGTTGGCTTGCTTAACTGAACGCCTGTAATCTCGGAGCCGGTGGTTGGAGTCAATTTTTGGATCTTAGAACCCTCAATGAGCAGGTTTTTAAAGAAGGGATCGGCATCTTTTCTGTGCTCGACGTGAGTGAACGGTT
It contains:
- a CDS encoding Alpha-ketoglutarate-dependent taurine dioxygenase; amino-acid sequence: MHHHLSSGAGSGTQPPHSSIKDADPFFKNLLIEGSKIQKLTPTTGSEITGVQLSKPTAAGKDQLALLVAQRKVVAFRDQDLADLPIREALYFGGQFGRHHIYPTSGAPEGYSENHLVHRNNSAWELDEYLAEKNSSISWHSDVTYEQQPPGTTFLYILDSPEVGGDTAFVNQVEAYNRLSPALKERLHGLKAVNYGFDKVELSLQRGGVDRREPVKNEHPLVGTHPVAGEKALFVNGGFTRSIVGLKKEESDALLGFPLAHVGRGINYQARIRWAPKTVDVWDNRVTAYSAIVDWTTGDRRHLARITPQAERPYETPFIPEDGDTPA